In the Mycolicibacter sp. MU0102 genome, one interval contains:
- a CDS encoding acyl-CoA dehydrogenase produces the protein MGHFKSNVRDLEFNLFELLGLEQCLADGAFGDLDGETVRQMLAEAARLAEGPVAESFAASDRHPPVFDPAAHHVTLPEPFKESLRAWQAGEWFRIGLCEDVGGVPAPAMVSWAIAELVLGANPAVYMFMAGPVFANILYALGNEQQRHWAAMAIDRNWGATMVLTEPDAGSDVGAGRTKAIEQPDGSWHIDGVKRFITNGDSDDLFENIMHMTLARPEGAGPGTKGLSLFLVPKFLPDPETGEPGERNGVFVTGLEHKMGLKVSTTCELTFGQHGTPAKGWLVGDTRNGIAQMFHVIEYARMMVGTKAIATLSTGYLNALEYAKTRIQGADLTQMTDKTAPRVTIIHHPDVRRALMMQKVYAEGMRALYLYTAAHQNPQVAMQVSGADAELAERVNDLLLPIVKGVGSERAYQYLTESLQTFGGSGFLQDYPIEQYIRDAKIDSLYEGTTAIQAQDFFFRKIARDRGVALTHLVGQIEEFLDSADGHPDLVDSRKLLAAALDDVRAMVAAMTGYMFSSQQEAKELYRVGLGSVRFLLAVGDLVIGWLLLRQAEVALTALDQGASGDEQHFYRGKVAAAKFFGANVLPRLGADRRIVESEDLALMELAEDAF, from the coding sequence ATGGGTCACTTCAAGAGCAATGTGCGCGACCTGGAATTCAATCTGTTCGAACTGCTGGGGCTGGAGCAATGCCTGGCTGACGGCGCGTTCGGAGACCTCGACGGCGAAACGGTGCGCCAGATGCTGGCCGAAGCCGCCCGGCTGGCCGAGGGGCCGGTAGCCGAGTCGTTTGCCGCCAGCGATCGCCATCCGCCGGTGTTCGACCCGGCCGCCCACCATGTGACGCTGCCAGAACCCTTCAAGGAATCGCTGCGGGCCTGGCAGGCCGGCGAGTGGTTCCGGATCGGGCTGTGCGAAGACGTCGGCGGTGTCCCGGCGCCGGCGATGGTGTCGTGGGCGATCGCCGAGCTGGTGCTGGGCGCCAATCCGGCCGTGTACATGTTCATGGCCGGCCCGGTCTTTGCCAACATCCTCTACGCGCTGGGAAATGAACAGCAGCGGCACTGGGCTGCCATGGCGATCGATCGGAACTGGGGCGCCACTATGGTGCTTACCGAACCGGACGCCGGTTCCGATGTCGGGGCGGGGCGAACAAAAGCCATCGAGCAGCCCGACGGCAGTTGGCACATCGACGGCGTCAAGCGGTTTATCACCAACGGCGACAGCGACGACCTGTTCGAGAACATCATGCATATGACCCTGGCCCGCCCCGAGGGCGCCGGGCCGGGAACCAAGGGGCTCAGCCTGTTTCTGGTGCCCAAATTCTTGCCGGATCCCGAGACCGGGGAGCCCGGCGAACGCAACGGGGTATTTGTCACCGGTTTGGAACACAAGATGGGACTGAAGGTTTCGACCACCTGCGAACTGACCTTCGGCCAACACGGCACTCCGGCGAAAGGGTGGCTGGTCGGCGACACCCGCAACGGCATCGCGCAGATGTTCCACGTCATTGAATATGCGCGAATGATGGTGGGAACCAAGGCGATCGCCACGCTGTCCACCGGCTATCTCAATGCCCTGGAGTACGCCAAGACACGCATTCAGGGGGCCGATCTGACCCAGATGACCGATAAGACCGCGCCGCGGGTGACCATCATCCACCACCCGGATGTGCGGCGCGCCCTGATGATGCAGAAGGTCTACGCCGAGGGCATGCGCGCGCTGTACCTCTACACCGCCGCCCACCAGAATCCGCAAGTCGCAATGCAGGTCTCGGGCGCCGACGCCGAGCTGGCCGAGCGAGTCAACGACTTGCTGCTTCCGATCGTCAAGGGCGTCGGATCGGAACGGGCCTACCAGTACCTGACTGAATCGCTGCAGACATTCGGCGGCTCGGGTTTCCTTCAGGACTACCCGATCGAGCAGTACATCCGCGACGCCAAGATCGATTCGCTGTATGAGGGCACCACCGCGATTCAGGCGCAGGACTTCTTCTTTCGCAAGATCGCCCGCGACCGCGGCGTGGCTTTGACGCACCTGGTCGGCCAGATCGAGGAGTTTCTCGACAGCGCCGACGGTCACCCGGACCTGGTCGACTCGCGCAAGCTGCTGGCCGCCGCGCTCGACGATGTGCGGGCGATGGTGGCCGCCATGACCGGATACATGTTCAGCTCACAGCAGGAGGCCAAAGAGCTCTATCGGGTGGGTTTGGGCTCGGTCCGGTTCCTGCTGGCCGTCGGCGATCTGGTGATCGGCTGGCTGCTGCTGCGTCAGGCCGAGGTGGCGCTGACGGCGCTGGACCAAGGAGCGTCGGGCGACGAGCAGCATTTCTATCGGGGAAAGGTGGCGGCGGCAAAGTTCTTCGGGGCCAACGTTTTACCCCGGCTCGGCGCGGATCGGCGCATCGTGGAAAGCGAGGACCTCGCGTTGATGGAACTCGCTGAGGACGCGTTCTAA
- a CDS encoding metal-dependent hydrolase family protein yields the protein MSPTTLITGADVWDGVSDTATPRQVLVANGRIQQVAEAVDPPADAQVVNLTGHTLTPGFIDCHTHVTVIPPVRPALAADSSTAKALKALPVLQALLHNGFTTVRDLGCADLDYPTIGLRDAVASGIVEGPRMLVAPHLISARGGHGDFSGLMADEYQGASRPLELAAADGPDEIRTRVRQEIRAGADWIKFAATGGFSSPSDDPGHATYSQDEMDTLVATATDLGIPVTPHSYGDDGIRRAVRAGVRSIEHGNLASAAALRMLEDAGVFLVPTQYAILFGTRLADDDPFWAMVPDYARRKFEKYRGALLDTAERLAASNVRIAFGTDAGMFPHDENWREFPMMVATGITPLRALRAATSVAAELLRLDDLGVIAEGKIADLVAMPGNPFTDIEVTGQVDFVMKDGVVYKHPTQAEAS from the coding sequence ATGAGCCCAACGACCTTGATCACCGGCGCCGACGTGTGGGACGGAGTCTCGGACACGGCGACACCGCGCCAGGTACTGGTGGCCAACGGGCGGATACAGCAGGTCGCTGAGGCGGTCGACCCCCCGGCGGATGCCCAGGTGGTGAATCTGACCGGGCACACCCTGACACCCGGATTCATCGACTGCCACACCCACGTCACGGTGATACCACCGGTCAGGCCGGCCCTGGCCGCCGACTCGAGCACCGCCAAGGCGTTGAAAGCACTGCCGGTGCTGCAGGCGTTGCTGCACAACGGTTTCACCACCGTGCGCGACCTCGGGTGTGCGGACCTGGACTACCCAACAATCGGCCTACGGGACGCGGTGGCATCCGGCATTGTCGAGGGGCCACGGATGCTGGTGGCACCGCACCTGATCTCTGCGCGCGGGGGCCACGGCGATTTCAGCGGCCTGATGGCCGACGAGTATCAAGGCGCGTCACGGCCACTGGAACTCGCGGCAGCCGACGGCCCCGACGAGATCCGCACCAGGGTGCGCCAGGAAATTCGGGCCGGCGCCGACTGGATCAAGTTCGCGGCGACCGGCGGCTTTTCGTCTCCGTCGGATGACCCGGGTCACGCCACCTACAGCCAAGACGAGATGGACACGCTGGTCGCCACTGCCACCGATCTGGGCATCCCGGTCACCCCGCACAGCTACGGCGACGACGGCATCCGGCGGGCGGTGCGCGCCGGAGTGCGCAGCATCGAGCACGGGAACCTCGCCTCAGCAGCAGCCTTACGCATGCTGGAGGATGCCGGCGTGTTTCTGGTGCCGACCCAGTACGCGATCCTGTTCGGCACCCGACTGGCCGACGACGATCCGTTCTGGGCCATGGTCCCCGACTATGCCCGTCGCAAATTCGAAAAGTATCGCGGCGCATTACTGGACACCGCCGAACGGTTGGCGGCCAGCAACGTCCGGATCGCGTTCGGCACCGACGCGGGCATGTTCCCCCATGACGAGAACTGGCGCGAGTTTCCGATGATGGTCGCCACCGGCATCACCCCGCTGCGCGCCCTGCGAGCCGCGACCAGCGTGGCAGCCGAACTGCTTCGACTCGACGACCTCGGCGTGATCGCCGAGGGCAAGATCGCCGATCTAGTTGCCATGCCAGGTAACCCGTTCACCGACATCGAGGTGACCGGCCAAGTCGATTTCGTCATGAAAGACGGTGTGGTCTATAAACATCCGACTCAAGCAGAGGCATCGTGA